Proteins found in one Nerophis lumbriciformis linkage group LG27, RoL_Nlum_v2.1, whole genome shotgun sequence genomic segment:
- the LOC133570236 gene encoding uncharacterized protein, with product MTVVPAGAPRPKDRNEGQAKAPGRSGSRSSNISKASNSTAGQTIASKTSITPSSQDICSVGHLTPVEENVAAELPKAITAKRTVPITGRGPSRAAPKKQVKRRHRRKKSSFVAFDCVDANAARQPVDRSERSLSSDRSELSEKRERPSRGRREMAPRLRCSAAACSDSTSLDDEPPRQARSWSKEKWRRARRLGKGCDEVTEVLELQSLGSDEWKEERPLEEDGLKKRCSSSSRCSVTRHHLHSADREVKGHESNSTVDSSSPAEDGEELITKKYQEEESGGGDMSAPTPQKRCGVNGGAPLMCSDDSEMEVCRICHCEGEEECPLIMPCLCTGSLSFVHHACLYQWIKSSDTRCCELCKYHFIMDTKLKPLRKWEKLHMTKSERRKIFCSVLFHLVAIMCMLWSVYILVRRTTEEIKLGKNEELWRVSLLKYYTPEGVLEWPFWTKLIVVAIGFTGGLIFMYIQCKVYLQLWRRLKAFNRIITVQNCPDKNTHRRPPTGPRSSANGKRETAEVTPGTHLDSDASLEGTVAPRQNPV from the exons gcaAGCAATTCCACAGCGGGACAAACGATTGCCTCCAAGACGTCCATCACCCCGTCTTCTCAGGACATCTGCag tgttGGTCACCTGACCCCCGTAGAGGAGAATGTGGCCGCTGAATTGCCCAAAGCGATCACCGCCAAGAGGACGGTCCCCATCACAGGGCGTGGCCCCTCACGTGCGGCCCCCAAGAAGCAGGTTAAGCGCCGCCACCGCCGCAAGAAAAGCAGCTTCGTGGCCTTCGACTGCGTGGACGCTAACGCCGCGCGCCAGCCAGTGGACCGTAGCGAGCGCAGCCTCAGCTCCGACCGCAGCGAGTTGAGCGAGAAGCGGGAGCGGCCCTCGCGTGGTCGCCGGGAGATGGCGCCTCGCCTCCGCTGCTCAGCCGCCGCCTGCTCCGACTCCACCTCCTTGGACGACGAGCCGCCCCGGCAGGCCCGCAGCTGGAGCAAGGAGAAGTGGCGGCGAGCGCGGCGCCTTGGCAAaggctgcgatgaggtgacggAGGTGTTGGAGCTGCAGTCGCTGGGCTCCGACGAGTGGAAGGAGGAGCGGCCCCTGGAGGAGGACGGCCTGAAGAAAcgctgcagcagcagcagcaggtgcTCCGTCACCAGACACCACCTGCACAGCGCTGACAGAGAGGTCAAAGGTCACGAGTCAAACAGCACAGTGGACAGCTCCTCGCCGGCGGAGGACGGCGAGGAGCTCATCACCAAGAAGTATCAGGAAGAAGAATCAGGGGGCGGGGACATGTCGGCGCCAACGCCTCAGAAGCGGTGTGGCGTGAATGGCGGCGCACCTCTCATGTGTTCTGATGATTCTGAGATGGAGGTGTGCAG gatctGCCACTGCGAGGGTGAGGAGGAGTGTCCCCTCATCATGCCATGTCTCTGCACTGGCAGCCTGAGCTTCGTCCATCATGCATGTCTCTACCAGTGGATCAAGTCCTCCGACACACGCTGCTGTGAACTCTGCAAGTACCACTTCATCATGGACACCAAGCTCAAACCTCTGCGCAAG TGGGAGAAGCTGCACATGACCAAGAGCGAGAGGAGAAAGATCTTCTGCTCCGTGTTGTTCCACCTGGTAGCCATCATGTGCATGCTGTGGTCCGTCTACATCCTGGTCAGGAGGACCACAGAGGAGATCAAACTGGGGAAGAACG AGGAGTTATGGAGGGTTTCTCTCCTGAAGTACTATACTCCAGAGG GCGTGCTGGAGTGGCCCTTCTGGACCAAACTGATCGTGGTGGCCATCGGCTTCACGGGGGGTCTGATCTTCATGTACATCCAGTGCAAGGTCTACCTGCAGCTGTGGCGCCGCCTCAAGGCCTTCAACCGCATCATCACCGTGCAGAACTGCCCCGACAAGAACACGCATCGCCGCCCGCCCACCGGCCCCCGCTCCTCCGCCAACGGCAAGCGCGAGACGGCAGAGGTCACGCCGGGGACCCACCTGGACTCAGATGCCTCCCTGGAGGGCACGGTGGCTCCCAGGCAGAACCCCGTGTGA